A segment of the Elusimicrobiota bacterium genome:
TACTAAACACGCAAGAAGGTCTACCAAACCCGATCCGCAGATACCCCGGGGCGGTTTATCACCAACTGTATGATATTTAACCTCCTCATTAGTTACGACCACAGAATCTACCGCACCGTTAACTGCCGGCATACCGCAGCTAATCTGCGCGCCTTCAAACGCCGGCCCTGCGGCGGTGGAACACGCAAGAAGGTTACCCTTATTTTCTAAAACAATCTCGCCGTTAGTTCCAAGATCTACCCCGATACGTACCTTATCCTTAACCTGCCCTAACCCTAAGGAGAGTACCATCCCAAGAGTATCCCCACCGATAAACCCTGCGATACTGGGAAACACCAACACCCTGCCTTCGGGATTTATGTCTAACCCCACTTCTCCGGGCTGTGCCTCAACGTATTGCGTAACCGTTGGAGTATACGGCGCTAACGGCAAAAATTCGGTAGTAATCCCGAGAAATAAATGCTGCATTGTTGTATTACCTACAACTACAGCGGAACACAGATCAGCGGGTAACACCCCTACCTTCTCACATAATCCTGTACTTATTTTGTTAACCACCTTAACCACTTCCGCCTGCATTTTTGCCAACCCATCGGCAGTATTGATCACATAACTACTCCGGCTGATGACATCACTCCCAAAAACTGCCTGTGTATTCGGTAAACAATCATGCGCAACTACCTGCCCTGTGTTCAAGTCAACAATTTCTACACCCACAACCGTAGTCCCTATATCCACAGCAATACCAAACTGTTTTGCGGTAGTATCACCGGGTTGTATACCCAGCACCTCAACTCCTGAAGTTAATACAGTAACGACAAAACCTTTCTCACGGATAACCCCCGGCATTTTTTGTAGTACATTAAGTTTGGAGATACATTCACCCTGCCCTAATGCTTTAATAAGATTAACATCATCAGCAACAGGATTCTCAAGTTTTGGTAACGTAAGTTGTACTAATACTCTCTTTATCCATGGGTCATGGATTAGCTCCCGCGGTGGTTGTGTAAACGAAACCTTAGTCCATTTACTTTCAGTATCAATAAACCGCACTTCAATCGCTGTTTTCCCGGTAATAACCTGGCATGCGAGCCTTATATTCTCAGCGATTTCATCTTTGGTAAGTATCTCTTGTTCTTTCTGTGTTAACTCAATACCGGAAGAGTTAGGCAATATAACTTTACACTTCCCGCATTTCCCTTCCCCTGCGCAGGGCGCTACAAAAGGTATCCCTGCTAACGCAATAGCGTCACGCAACTGCACCCCTTGAGGGACTGTTATGTGTTTATTATATTGCGGAAAAAATATTTTGAACACCGCGTTTGGATTTTAGTTAATCCCGATCAACTCTTTCGCGGTATCCACAGCTGATGCTGCATCCGGCGCAAAACCATCTGCCCCTATTTCAGTAGCAAAATTTTGTGTTACGGGCGCGCCACCAACCATAATCTTTGGTAAATTCGTTAAGTTCTTTTTCATCTCCGCGATAGTATCCTTCATCATCGGCATCGTGGTGGTCAACAATGCGGATAACGCTACGACATCAACTTTTTGCGCTTTACACGTATCAACAAACTTTTGGACAGGTACATCGATCCCAAGATCTATAACCTCAAACCCTGCGCCTTCCAGCATCATCGCTACCAAGTTTTTCCCTATATCATGCAGGTCACCTTTGACAGTACCAATAATAATACGTCCCGGTGATTTCATATTACTCTTAGCCAATAACGGTTTAAGTATCGCCATACCCCCATGCATTGCACGCGCGGCAATCAATACTTCAGGTATATAAAACTCATTAGCCTTAAACTTCGCACCGACAACGTTCATCCCGGCAATTAAACCGTTCTTAAGTATTTCCTCTGCAGAAACACCTTCCGCAACGGCTTTCTCCACCAACGCCTTAACATCATTCACCTTACCTTTAATCAACATTTCAGACACTTGCTTAAGATCTGCCATAAAACACTAAACCCCTTTCTGAAACCATATACTACTTATACATATATTATGTATTAATTCCCGTTACTATTCCAGCGGTAATTTTACAACTTTCCCTGTTTTCACAGCTTGATACGCGCCTAACGCAATTTCTACAGCCGCTAACCCGTCCTCACCGGTGATAGACGCAGGTTTCCCTTTCTCCACACAGTCAATAAAATCATTTACTAACCCGTCATCAGTGCCGTCACCCCAGAAATCGTATATACCTTTCCCTCTTTCCTCACTGTAGAACATAGTCTTTTGATCCATAAGGTCAAACTCAGCAATACCTTTTGTACCCACAACTTTTAGATTAACATCACCCCAAACAGGATACGACTTCTTCGGACGTGACCAGCTGGTATCAAGCGAAGCAAAAATGTTATCCTCAAACTCCATACTCACCAACCCAGTATCATCAACGGTTAGTTCCGGGTAAAACATTTTATCGCATTCAGCATAAACCTTTTTTACTTCCTTACCGGTAACCCACCGCATGAGGTCCGCAACGTGTACCGTATGGTCAATCATTGCACCGCCACCGGAAAGTTTTTTTTCTACAAACCACCCTCCGGGCATCGTCCCGCGGTTAGTTCCCCGCATTGCGAGTATATCACCCACCAACCCGTCTTCCACAACCTGTTTTAACCTCATCATCGGAGTGGAATACCTGCATGGAAACGCGGTCATCAGTATCACACCGTTTTTCCTGCATTCCTCAATCATCTTCTTCCCGTCAGTGACAGTCACTGCCAACGGTTTTTCGCACATAACATGTTTTTTAGCTTTTGCCGCTTTGATCACCACATCTTTATGCTCAATATTACTCGTACAAACAATTACTGCATCGATATCCTTCGCTAATACATCATCGAGGTTAGGAATATACGGCGCTTTAAACCGTTCCGCCATTGTACTCCCTCGTTTTGCGTCTTCATCCCAGATACAGGCAAGTTCTGTATTCTTGATTTTTTTCAATGCTGAAGAATAACTTCCCGCGTGCATATGCGCATAACTTAAAACCGCAACTTTTGGCATATAAACATTCTCCTTAATAAACTATTTCCTTAGAACTTTACCACTTCCCCGGACTTAATAGACTCAAGTGCTGCCAGCGCTATCTTCAAACTCAAGATCGCTTCATCACCTGTAATCATTGGCTCTTTATCGTTATCTATGCACTCAATAAAATGCTTAATTTCCATTGCGTATGGTGACAACTTCAACGGGCTCTCGGGAACATTCACCCCGGCATTGCCTGTAGAGTCACCGCGTAACGACAAAAGAAACGGCTGATTTTTTTTCATGTCAAAATCAAGAATACCTTTTTCCCCTGCAATTTCAAACTTAGCGCTGAACCCCGAGGTTTCCGCCCAGGAACCTTCCACATGCGCGATAGTACCGTTTTTAAACCTTATACTCACCAACGCATAATCCAGTGGAGTATTTTTGTTTATACGATACGTCAATCCTTGAGCATAAACTCTTTCGGGCATACCAAAACACCAGTGTAGAAAATCAAAATCGTGGATGCTCATATCCAACACAACACCCCCGCTGTTTTCGATATCCGTATACCACGAACTGGAGGTCAGCGGGAATGTGTTAAGCCTTGACAACCTTGCCATCCCGACTTTCCCGAGTTTACCCGCAGAGATAAGATCCTTCGCGCGTTTGTACTCCGGGAAAAAACGTAATACGTGCCCAACCATAAATTTAATACCGTTTTTTTTGCAGGCTGCAACCATTTCTTCCGCCTGTTTAAGTGTCCGTGCGATAGGTTTCTCACAAAAAACATGTTTTCCCGCATTTGCAGCGTTAATAACATTATCATGATGCAACGTGGTAGGCAAGCAGATATCAACTACCTCAACATTCTTATCTTTGGACAACTCGTCGATACTTGAATAAACTTTAACACCCTTTTTTATTTTTGCGATACTCTCCGCTGCCTGGCGGTTGATATCAAACACGCCAACAAGTTTTGCAGTACTCAACGACTCAATTGCCGATGCGTGAAACTTCGCGATACTTCCCGCACCAATCAGTGCAATGTTAGCCATTTAAATTTCTCCTATTACACAAATTTCCCAACTACCTATATACAAATTATACTAAATAAAAAGTACCCATAAATACTCTACTGTTTAACTATATCATTGATATAAACTTCACCGTTTATCACACGGAGTAACGATGAATTTTGTCCTTTTACCTCAACAAGTTCCAACTCGCCAACCTTTTCTTCTTTCACCCCTCGTACTTCAATTACGGTAAAAGTTGAACCATCAACACCATGTACGCTCTCCGATTTCATCCTTACACGGTAAACCATAAACTTATTACCAACCTTCGCGCCTTCTTTATACCCGATATTAACAAACACCCCGCCGTCTTCCTGTATTCCAACAACCACACCCTGGATATATTTTTTTTCATTAATCCAATCACCGATATTACCTGAAACTTCCTGCACTACGTCCTTAATATAAATACCAAGAACACTGAACATAAACCTTTCAGAACCCCACGGAAGCTGGCTGCGTGTAAGAAAATCAAAAAGTATCTCATTATTTTGTTCCTGCTGTATCTGGTCATCACCGTCAAACAAGTAAACTTCGTCATCAACTTCAAACCCTTTATTAACCCCGTACCGTTTAGTTTTCTCAACCTGCCCTTTTCTCCAATAATCCTCACCGTATTTACGGAATTCGTAGTTTATCACTGCGTTGATACTATAATTATTATGGGTATAGAACGGCGCAATCCGGCCGCCAACCTGAGACATCTCAAATACAGGTATAGTTCCCCGTATTTCCCCTATGTACGTACCGTGTGCAGAAGCAGTAGATTCACGTACCCTGTACTTAAACTTTTTTGTGAACTCACTGGCAAGAAGTTTGGTGAACCCCGGCCCAATCTCCCAGCCTTTATCCTCAAACTTACTTGTATTCATAAAAGGATACATCACTATGACACGGCTTTCTTCAGCTGATAATCCTGAGGCATAAAAAATGGATGTAATAATAAATAAAAGGATTAATTTCGGGTAACGATTACGTACGCTTTTACGTTGATTCGCGGTAAAAGCCGGAAGCATTTACTACTTTTTCCCGCCTTGCTGCTGTTGTTGCGTTGCAGTTTTTAGTTGTATTGAAACGATATTTGATAATGGTGACTGGTTACCTTTTGGATCCGACGATAATATCGCGAAATTATAGTATTCTTTGGGTGTAAGATCAGGGATCGTACATATTTGTTTCGTCC
Coding sequences within it:
- a CDS encoding Gfo/Idh/MocA family oxidoreductase: MPKVAVLSYAHMHAGSYSSALKKIKNTELACIWDEDAKRGSTMAERFKAPYIPNLDDVLAKDIDAVIVCTSNIEHKDVVIKAAKAKKHVMCEKPLAVTVTDGKKMIEECRKNGVILMTAFPCRYSTPMMRLKQVVEDGLVGDILAMRGTNRGTMPGGWFVEKKLSGGGAMIDHTVHVADLMRWVTGKEVKKVYAECDKMFYPELTVDDTGLVSMEFEDNIFASLDTSWSRPKKSYPVWGDVNLKVVGTKGIAEFDLMDQKTMFYSEERGKGIYDFWGDGTDDGLVNDFIDCVEKGKPASITGEDGLAAVEIALGAYQAVKTGKVVKLPLE
- a CDS encoding ASKHA domain-containing protein, with amino-acid sequence MFKIFFPQYNKHITVPQGVQLRDAIALAGIPFVAPCAGEGKCGKCKVILPNSSGIELTQKEQEILTKDEIAENIRLACQVITGKTAIEVRFIDTESKWTKVSFTQPPRELIHDPWIKRVLVQLTLPKLENPVADDVNLIKALGQGECISKLNVLQKMPGVIREKGFVVTVLTSGVEVLGIQPGDTTAKQFGIAVDIGTTVVGVEIVDLNTGQVVAHDCLPNTQAVFGSDVISRSSYVINTADGLAKMQAEVVKVVNKISTGLCEKVGVLPADLCSAVVVGNTTMQHLFLGITTEFLPLAPYTPTVTQYVEAQPGEVGLDINPEGRVLVFPSIAGFIGGDTLGMVLSLGLGQVKDKVRIGVDLGTNGEIVLENKGNLLACSTAAGPAFEGAQISCGMPAVNGAVDSVVVTNEEVKYHTVGDKPPRGICGSGLVDLLACLVKTGIVDSTGRILDNSELPVSLGEKVRKHIVKTEKGNTFLLASGKKHVVALTQKDVRQLQLAKGAISAGIVTLLKREGLKIEDVDEIFLAGSFGNFINHRNAQIVGLIPGINLEKVKYVGNAAIEGARRVLVSKTEYLIVEDIKKVVTYTELANNPEFTAAFSEMLLF
- a CDS encoding Gfo/Idh/MocA family oxidoreductase; the encoded protein is MANIALIGAGSIAKFHASAIESLSTAKLVGVFDINRQAAESIAKIKKGVKVYSSIDELSKDKNVEVVDICLPTTLHHDNVINAANAGKHVFCEKPIARTLKQAEEMVAACKKNGIKFMVGHVLRFFPEYKRAKDLISAGKLGKVGMARLSRLNTFPLTSSSWYTDIENSGGVVLDMSIHDFDFLHWCFGMPERVYAQGLTYRINKNTPLDYALVSIRFKNGTIAHVEGSWAETSGFSAKFEIAGEKGILDFDMKKNQPFLLSLRGDSTGNAGVNVPESPLKLSPYAMEIKHFIECIDNDKEPMITGDEAILSLKIALAALESIKSGEVVKF
- a CDS encoding corrinoid protein yields the protein MADLKQVSEMLIKGKVNDVKALVEKAVAEGVSAEEILKNGLIAGMNVVGAKFKANEFYIPEVLIAARAMHGGMAILKPLLAKSNMKSPGRIIIGTVKGDLHDIGKNLVAMMLEGAGFEVIDLGIDVPVQKFVDTCKAQKVDVVALSALLTTTMPMMKDTIAEMKKNLTNLPKIMVGGAPVTQNFATEIGADGFAPDAASAVDTAKELIGIN